One window from the genome of Paraclostridium sordellii encodes:
- a CDS encoding aminotransferase class IV has translation MDIMNNSVSFNSDLCKFGIGVFETIKIKKGKPIYLDMHINRILNSIEELRLNIDIDKKQIINIIENYINEKNIKDKALRLTLFDEGYNITTRDITYDKSSYDRGFKLTVSPIIRGESILYRHKTTNYFENIYSRDYAISKGFNDSIFIDHKNRILECSISNIYFVKDDKIYTPNSNLPILNGTMKKRVKSICEELDIKIIECDIEITEIEKFDFCFVSNSLMEVMKVVQIDSFKFKNYSEVFKSIWEHLQL, from the coding sequence ATGGATATTATGAATAATAGTGTAAGTTTTAATAGTGATTTATGTAAATTTGGAATTGGAGTATTTGAAACTATAAAAATAAAAAAAGGCAAACCTATTTATTTAGATATGCATATAAATAGAATTTTAAATTCAATAGAAGAACTAAGGTTAAATATAGATATAGATAAGAAACAAATAATTAATATTATAGAAAATTATATAAATGAAAAAAATATAAAAGATAAAGCTTTGAGATTAACTTTATTTGATGAAGGGTATAACATAACGACGAGAGATATAACATATGACAAAAGTTCCTATGATAGGGGTTTTAAACTGACAGTATCACCTATTATAAGAGGTGAAAGTATATTATATAGACATAAGACAACAAATTATTTTGAAAATATATATAGCAGAGATTACGCTATTAGTAAAGGCTTTAATGATTCTATATTTATAGACCATAAAAATAGAATTTTAGAATGTTCTATAAGTAATATATATTTTGTTAAAGATGATAAAATTTACACTCCTAACAGCAATCTTCCAATTCTAAATGGAACGATGAAAAAAAGGGTAAAATCAATATGTGAAGAATTAGATATCAAGATTATAGAATGTGATATAGAAATTACGGAAATAGAAAAGTTTGATTTTTGCTTTGTAAGTAATAGCTTGATGGAAGTTATGAAAGTTGTACAAATAGACAGTTTTAAATTTAAAAATTATAGTGAGGTGTTTAAATCTATATGGGAACACTTACAACTTTAA